From the genome of Longispora fulva:
GTGCACCAGGCTCGTCTTGCCGTGCAGCAGCTCGGGAGCCCGCTCGACGATCCCGCCGAAGGCCTCCGCGATGGCCTGGTGCCCGAGGCAGACCCCGAGGATCGGGATCTTCCCCCCGTACCCCTTGATCAGGGGGATGCAGATCCCGGCCCGGTCCGGGGTCCCCGGCCCGGGGGACAGCAGGACGCCCCCGATGTCCAGCGCGCCGACCTCGTCGAGGGTGATTTCGTCGTTGCGCCGCACGACGCACTCGACGCCCAACTGCCCCAGGTACTGGACGATGTTGTAGACGAACGAGTCGTAGTTGTCGACGACCAGGATCTTCACTCGGTAATCTGCCCGTCGTTGAAGGGGAGCAGGGGATCGATCGCGGGATAGATCACATACCACAGTAGTGCGGCGATCCCCGCGATGAGCAGCGCCGACCCGATCAGCTTTCCGGCCAGCCCGAACGGGAGCTTCCGCCAGATCCACGCGTACATCGCTACTCCAGCTCCGCCGGTTTGCCGGCTGTCTTCGGCTGGGTGCGGGTGAGTTCGGCGTGCACGACCATCCGCTCGTAGTTGTCCAGCTTCGGGTTACAGGTGGTCAGGGTCAGCAGGGTCCGCGTCGGGGCGGTGCCGGGCTGGCCGGGAACCGGGGCGACGACCTCGACGGCGTTCGGCTTGACGATGACGTTCTGGTAGACCTTGTAGATGTACCAGGTGTCCTTGGTCTCGACCACGACGGTGTCCCCGGGCTGCACCTTCTCCATGTCCCAGAAGATGCCGGGGCTGCGGTGGCCCGCGACGGAGAAGTTGCCGACCTTGCCGGGGTCGGCCGACGTCGGGTAGTGCCCGGGGGCGTACGCGATGTCCTTCGGCGTCACGCCCTCGACCACGACCCACGGGTCCCTGCGCATCTTCTGCACATACAACCGGGCGAGAGCACTTCCCGGGTACGGCGCCGCCGACGGGCTCGCCGACGGGGTCGGCCCCCCGGGCACAGGTGCTCCCCAGGCCTGGTCGATGCCCTGGTTCAGGGTGTTCTGCCGGTCGTTGATCGCCGCCGTCTTGCCCCACACCTCGTACGCCGCGAAGAACAGCACCACGAGGCCGGCCGTGATCAGCACCTCGCCGAACGTACGGACGATCGCGCGGATCACGCTGCCGACGGTGGGGCGGGTCAGTTCGGCGTACACGCTGCGGTAGCCGTCGTCGGTGCGCACGGCCCGCAGCTTGACGACCTGGGCGCCGGCCTTGTGCCGGGGTTGGACCCGGGTGCCTTCGGGGGCGGTGTCCACGATCGGCAGCATCGCGGTCAGATCCGCGGACCTGACCGGTGGAACGGGTGGTCGGCTCTGGGGAACACCGGACGTCGAAGCTGAAGCGTCCGCAGCGGGAGACGACCCCGCCGGTGAGCCCTGAGCTGCGGAACCGATGGTCGCGGAGGCCGATCTGACCGGTGGCACGACCGGGCCGCCCGACGCGGACGACGCGCTCGCGGAGGCCGGTGAAGCGGTCGATCCGCCTGGCGTGTGTGGCCCGCTCGAGGGGGCCGATCTGTCTGACGTCGCGACCGGCTCACCCGAAGAGGATGCCCCGCCAACCGATGTCGTCCTGACCGGCGGCTGCACCGGACCAGGCTGGGTTCCCGAGCCACTCGCGGCAGACGTCGACCTGACTGGCGGCACAACCGCAGCGCCCACCGCCGGGGCCGATCCGCCCGACGTGTCCGCCGCC
Proteins encoded in this window:
- a CDS encoding aminodeoxychorismate/anthranilate synthase component II produces the protein MKILVVDNYDSFVYNIVQYLGQLGVECVVRRNDEITLDEVGALDIGGVLLSPGPGTPDRAGICIPLIKGYGGKIPILGVCLGHQAIAEAFGGIVERAPELLHGKTSLVHHSDTGVLAGLPDPFTATRYHSLAVREGTLPAEVEVTGRTDSGVIMALRHRELPIEGVQFHPESVLTQGGHRMLANWLVTCGYTDALALVPELAAEVEERRLAAFV
- a CDS encoding class E sortase, which produces MDTAPEGTRVQPRHKAGAQVVKLRAVRTDDGYRSVYAELTRPTVGSVIRAIVRTFGEVLITAGLVVLFFAAYEVWGKTAAINDRQNTLNQGIDQAWGAPVPGGPTPSASPSAAPYPGSALARLYVQKMRRDPWVVVEGVTPKDIAYAPGHYPTSADPGKVGNFSVAGHRSPGIFWDMEKVQPGDTVVVETKDTWYIYKVYQNVIVKPNAVEVVAPVPGQPGTAPTRTLLTLTTCNPKLDNYERMVVHAELTRTQPKTAGKPAELE